The sequence below is a genomic window from Theobroma cacao cultivar B97-61/B2 chromosome 6, Criollo_cocoa_genome_V2, whole genome shotgun sequence.
CCTTGAGCCATGATGGATTAATTGGTAGAAtagttgaatttaaaaatttatcgGTCCGTGACCGAACAGTAAAAGTTTCAAAGTATAAGAACTTCTTCAACAAGGTCTTGCTTCACCCCCAAGCAAAAGTTAAGAAACTTCAAATTTCAGCCCCAGAAAGACTGGAGGCTCTTGAGTTTAATAGATGGTTTCCAGTTATCATGAAGGAAGGTCTTGAAGAGCTCGATCTCGACTTTGCAATATTTTGCGATGCACCAGTGAGCATCTTAGCTGTATGCAATACCTTGGTGACACTGAAGTTGGATTTTGGAGCACTTTCAGCACACAAATTTCCCAAATCCTTCTACTTCCCTAACTTGAAGACCATGCAGCTATGTGGTTTTGTCTTGGCCAACAACTTCACCCATCAACTGCTGCAATCCAAAAATCTCGAATCTTTAATCTTACCCTACTTTATGTTTGACCTTATGTCGCGTGATTCGGTGCCAAATTGTTCTGATCAAAAGCAAGCTTTGCCCAATCTTAACTATGCTCAGATGAACTGCCCTTACACCTTCCGAGGGGAAGATAGTACTCGCTCCTTTCTGAAGAATATGATTAATGTGGTGTCCAATGCAAAGGATTTAAACCTATCATTGTCGATCATGGAGGTAGGTTTGCCACTCTTATCATGTTTTGTTTCTCCACTGCATTGATTATTAAGAAttgtcttgtttttctttccctGGTGCAGTATTTAGCCCATGATGATCTGCCCGAGTTCAATAATCTTAAGCACATCAAACTTCACCTTCAATCTTTTCACGTTAGAGCCATGTGTTACATACTCCAAAAGGCACCTAACCTCGAATTTCTTCACATAGAGTTTGTTCGACCTTATGGCAATGAGCCATTGATGCTAGAAGAA
It includes:
- the LOC18597197 gene encoding FBD-associated F-box protein At5g22730; amino-acid sequence: MERGCDRISNLPDPLLEHILTFLPTKYAIRTGVLSKRWKDLWVSQPYISLSHDGLIGRIVEFKNLSVRDRTVKVSKYKNFFNKVLLHPQAKVKKLQISAPERLEALEFNRWFPVIMKEGLEELDLDFAIFCDAPVSILAVCNTLVTLKLDFGALSAHKFPKSFYFPNLKTMQLCGFVLANNFTHQLLQSKNLESLILPYFMFDLMSRDSVPNCSDQKQALPNLNYAQMNCPYTFRGEDSTRSFLKNMINVVSNAKDLNLSLSIMEYLAHDDLPEFNNLKHIKLHLQSFHVRAMCYILQKAPNLEFLHIEFVRPYGNEPLMLEELRSCCSRANLKVIQMTNFILEEDLVLELVQLIFESACSLEGIVIELVEQPKMNNFLRCQKLLTLPRLPECSILHLKWDFNYSY